DNA from Hyphomicrobiales bacterium:
CGCGTGGACTATTTGGACCATGCGCTCACCTCAGGCCGCGGCCCGTACACACCCGACTAGGCCCTCGCCCCGCCCAATTGGGCAGGTTTTACGCGCAACCGGTTTTTGAGCCACCGAACGGAAGCCCCCCATGTTCCATTCATTCTTTCCCAAACCGAAGCTGTTTTTCCTGTCCTTTGCGATCTACGCCATCGTGATGGTAGTGCTTTGGCAGGTCGCCGGCGACAGGCTGCAATTCCTGTCACTTGGACCGGTCTTTGGCGTGGAAAACGCGGCTACGGTTGAACCTGGTATTGCGCCGGACGTCGAACTGCCCGGCAGCGAAGCGGTCGCCACGCAAGAGGCGGACGCAGGGTGGGCCGACCCACAGACCTTCTGGTTCTACCAGTATATGCTCACATCCATCGCGCTGTTTGTCGGCTTTTGGATGTGGTACGCGCCGCATCCCTGGCAGCTGTGGTCGGTCGCCGGCTCGGCGCTCATCTTCTTCACCAACTGGTTCCTGGTGCAACTGGATGTGATGATCAATGAGTGGTTCGGGGGATTTTACGACCTGATCCAGCAGGCCTTGGCCGAACCCGGATCGATTGACGGGCGCGACTATTATCTCGGCATCGCCACCTTCCTTCAAATCGCACTGGTCTACGTTTTTGTGGCGGTGATGTTCCGCTTTTTCGTCAGCCACTATGTGTTCCGCTGGCGCACAGCGATGAACAATTACTACACCAGCATGTGGAAGCGGGTGCGCAAGATCGAAGGTGCATCGCAACGGGTGCAGGAAGACACGATGCGCTTTGCGTCGATCACCGAGAGCCTTGGTGTCGCGCTGCTTGACTCGGTGATGACGTTGATCGCCTTCCTGCCGTTGCTGTGGGGTCTCTCAGCGGCGGTGACCGAACTGCCACTCATTGGCGAAGTGAGCCAAGGGCTGGTGTTTGTGGCGATCGTCTGGTCGATCTTGGGAACGGCTCTGCTGGCGGTGGTGGGCATCAGACTGCCCGGCCTGGAGTTCAACAATCAGAAGGTGGAAGCCGCCTACCGAAAAGAACTCGTCATGGGCGAGGATTTTGTTGAACGTGCGCAGCCGCAGTCGCTGACTGAGTTGTTTTCCGATGTGCGGCGCAATTATTTCCGGCTCTATTTCAACTACATGTACTTCAATGTGGTGCGGATTTTCTATCTCCAGATCGGCAATCTGGTGCCATTCATTGCGCTGGGTCCGACCATCATTGCGGGCACCATCACTCTTGGCACCATGCAGCAGATCATGCGCGCATTTAACCGGGTTGAAGGCTCGTTCCAGTACCTGGTGAACTCCTGGACCACGATTGTGGAACTGATGTCGGTCTACAAGCGCCTCAACGCCTTTGAGAAGGCCGCGCTGGCTACACCAGAATCCGGCCCAGAGACAGGAAGCGGCACCAAGGTTCCCTCGCCCGCCGAGTAGGCGCTTGGAATAGGCCAATCTTGACCCACATTGTGGGCATGATCACCCGCGCTGACCAGTTCATGACCATTCGCCCGGAAGGCCTCTATTGCATTCCGGGCGATTTCTATGTCGATCCAGTGCGCCCCGTGCACCGCGCCGTTATCACCCACGGACATGCCGACCATGCACGCCCTGGCCATGGGTCGGTATTGGCAACAGCCGAAACCCTGATGATCATGGCGGTGCGCTATGGCGCCGATTTCGCCGGACGAACGCAAAGCGCAGACCTTGGTGACGTGATCACGCTTGGCGATACACGGGTGAGCCTTCATCCGGCCGGCCATGTGCTTGGTTCAGCGCAGATACTGGTAGAGCATGGTGGCCATAGGCTGGTGGCCTCGGGTGACTACAAACGTCATGCCGACCCCACTGTGATGCCGTTTGAAGTGGTGCCTTGCGACACCTTCATCACAGAAGCGACGTTTGGGCTGCCGGTGTTCCGCCATCCGCCCGGCGCGGATGAAGTGGCAAAGCTTCTCACCTCGCTCGCGACGTTTCCGGACACGCCGCATCTGGTTGGCGCCTATTCACTGGGCAAAGCCCAACGGGTGATCGCCGAGGTCCGCGCGGCGGGCTATGATGCACCGATCTACCTGCACGGCGCGATGGAAAAGCTCTGCGCATTTTACCAAAGCCAAGGCATCGACCTTGGCGACCTGACGCCTGTTGCGGGCTTGAAGGCGAAAGATATGGCCGGGAAGATCGTGCTTTGCCCACCCGGCTCCATGGCCGATCGCTGGTCGCAAAAATTCGGCGAGACAATCACCTGTTTCGCTTCGGGTTGGATGCGGGTGCGTGCCCGTGCCCGGCAACGCGGCGTGGAACTTCCACTCGTGATGTCGGACCATGCCGACTGGGATGATCTCTGCGCGACAATCCTCGACACCGGAGCGTCGGAAATCTGGGTGACGCACGGCCAAGAAGACGGACTGGTGCATTGGTGCGGAACGCAAGGCATCGACGCCCGCCCGCTCAACATGATCGGCTATGGCGACGAAGGCGATGAGGCCGCTGTGCAGGAGAGCGCGGCGTGAAAGCCTTCGCCGAGCTTCTCGACCGCCTGGCCTATGAGCCGCGCCGCAATGGCAAACTGCGGATGTTGGTGCAGTATTTCAGCGCAACGCCCGATCCCGAACGCGGCCTTGCGCTTGCGGCCATCACCGGTGGACTTGACTTCAAGAACGCCAAACCAGCGCTCATTCGCGGGCTGGTGGAAGCGCGCACCGACCCGGTGCTCTTCCGACTTTCCTACGATTATGTGGGCGATATGTCGGAGACCGTGGCTCTCCTCTGGCCTGCTGATCACGGGATAAACAGCCCGCCTCCAACTCTAGAAGATGTCGTTGATGCGCTGGCAACAACGGGCAAAGCAGAGATGCCGGCGCTGATCACTCGCTGGCTCGACACGCTGGACGAAACGGGCCGCTGGGCGCTGTTGAAGCTGATCACCGGCGGTCTTCGCATCGGGGTGTCGGCTCGCCTGGCCAAGACGGCCGTCGCTGGCCTCGGCGACCTGAAACCCAATGACGTTGAAGAAGTCTGGCACGGCCTGTTGCCGCCCTACCAAAGCTTGTTTGCTTGGGCGGAAGGCAAGGGCGAGCGCCCAGAGAATGACGACCCTGCGCCGTTTGCACCCGCAATGCTTGCGCATCCTATTGAGGATGGTGATTTCGAAAAGCTGGAAGCCAGCGAGTTTCTGGCCGAATGGAAATGGGATGGCATCCGTGTGCAGGCAGCCAGCGGGATGGGCAAAGATGGCCAGCTGGTCCGACGGCTTTATTCGCGCACTGGTGATGATATCTCGCGTGCCTTTCCCGATCTCGTGGAGGCTCTACCCGAGAACGCGACTCTGGATGGTGAGTTGCTGGTGCTGATCGATGGCCGCGTTCAGACCTTCAACACGCTGCAACAACGCCTCAACCGCAAGACCGTGTCAAAGAAGCTATTAGAGAGTCATCCGGCCCATATGCGGGTCTATGACGTGCTGAGACTTGGTGGCCAAGACCTTCGGCCTCTGCCATTTGTTGAAAGGCGCTCGCGCCTTCAGGCGCTTGTTGATGAGCATGATCATCCGCGCCTCGATCTCTCTCCGATGGTAGCATTCGAGGATTGGCACACCCTTGAGGACGCGCGCGCTGACCCTGCCAGTCATGGGGCAGAGGGCGATGCCGATGCTGTCGAAGGGGTGATGATCAAACGCATCGACAGCGCCTATGTGCCCGGACGTCCGAAGGGCCCTTGGTGGAAATGGAAACGCGATCCGATGTTGATCGACGCTGTGCTGATGTACGCGCAGCGCGGTCACGGCAAGCGCTCAAGCCTTTATTCCGACTACACGTTCGGTGTCTGGAAACCTGGCGAGGATGGCAGGATGCTCGTGCCGGTCGGCAAAGCTTATTTTGGCTTCACCGATGAGGAGTTGAAGAAGATCGACAGTTTCGTGCGCAAGTACACCGTCAACCGGTTCGGGCCGGTGCGTGAGGTGATCCATGGCGAGGATGCCGGCATGGTGTTCGAGGTCGCCTTTGAAGGGCTGCAACGCTCCACCCGGCACAAGAGCGGTGTGGCCATGCGCTTCCCGCGCATCTCTCGGCTTCGCTGGGACAAGCCACCGCGCGAAGCCGACACGCTGGAAACGGTGATGGCGCTGCTGCCGGAAAGCGAACGGAGCTGAATGTAGGTGTTGTCAGCCTAAACTGGTCGCGTATCACAGCCTCGCCTCCCGCCACATTCAAACCCAGCCATTGTCTATGCCCATCATCACCCGACCTGCCCGCCGAACCGATGCACCCGGTATGTGCGACCTTCTCAACGCTATCATTCGTGAAGGCGGAACGACCGCGCATCGTGAACCGTTCTCCGGAGACAAGATGATTTCCCTCTACGTTGAAGCGCCGCTTGGCATCGCCTGTGCCGTGGCTGCGGAGGGTGAGAGCATATTGGGGTTTCAGTCGCTGGAATGGTGCGATCCGAACTGGACCGGTGATCATGCCCTGCCCGCCGACTGGACGGTTATTGCCACCTATGTGGCACAAGCTGCCCATGGCCGGGGCATCGGTCGACTGCTATTTGGCGAAACAATCAAGGCCGCCAAAGCTGCGGGTGTGAAAACGATCGATGCCACTATTCGCCACGAGAACACAGGCGGCCTCGCCTACTACAGCCGCATGGGATTTGTGGACTACCGGCAGTACGATGAAGCGTGTGCGAAGCGGTTTGATCTGACTTGATGCAAGGTCCGTTTTAACCTCGGCGACGTTGCACCAAGATGGTTCCAACGACAGCCAGCAAGACCGCCGCTAGCCCGTACCATGTGAGCATGTATTCAAAGTGCCGGTTGGAGAAGGTGAACTTTGTTTCGCCAGCCTGGGGCAAACCACCCGCGGCACTCGCTGGCATATCGACGGTGATGGGCAGGGCGTCGCTCACACCAGCGGCTTGCATCAATTGGTCCACGCTGCGTCGATAGAGAATGCCTTCCTCGAGATCGGGATCCGGCGTGAAATAGTCCGGCGGATCATCGGGCCGGACTAGCCCTTCAAAGCGCACGGTGCCGCTAGGCGCCGGACGCACAATGGCGTCTGGCAACAGGTCGAAGGGAATAAACCCACGATTGATGAAGACGGTTATATTATCCGCCGCGAGCACAAAGGGCTGCATCAGCCAATAGCCAGGCCCTTCATAGGGACCATTGGGGTCAGAAAGCGTGGTGAACACACGCACCGGCTCTCCGATGAACCGACCGACCAAAAGCGCACGGCGATAGGCAAGATCCTCGGTTCCCTGATCGACAAGCTCCGGCAAGGGTACCGCTGGGAGGGAGGGCCGGGTCTCCGCCTCGGCGATCAAGCCTTCTTTCCAGGCCAGGCGCTGCATCTGCCACGTTCCA
Protein-coding regions in this window:
- a CDS encoding SURF1 family protein, producing the protein MKRIFAIALIFGAFITLLGLGTWQMQRLAWKEGLIAEAETRPSLPAVPLPELVDQGTEDLAYRRALLVGRFIGEPVRVFTTLSDPNGPYEGPGYWLMQPFVLAADNITVFINRGFIPFDLLPDAIVRPAPSGTVRFEGLVRPDDPPDYFTPDPDLEEGILYRRSVDQLMQAAGVSDALPITVDMPASAAGGLPQAGETKFTFSNRHFEYMLTWYGLAAVLLAVVGTILVQRRRG
- a CDS encoding cisplatin damage response ATP-dependent DNA ligase; protein product: MKAFAELLDRLAYEPRRNGKLRMLVQYFSATPDPERGLALAAITGGLDFKNAKPALIRGLVEARTDPVLFRLSYDYVGDMSETVALLWPADHGINSPPPTLEDVVDALATTGKAEMPALITRWLDTLDETGRWALLKLITGGLRIGVSARLAKTAVAGLGDLKPNDVEEVWHGLLPPYQSLFAWAEGKGERPENDDPAPFAPAMLAHPIEDGDFEKLEASEFLAEWKWDGIRVQAASGMGKDGQLVRRLYSRTGDDISRAFPDLVEALPENATLDGELLVLIDGRVQTFNTLQQRLNRKTVSKKLLESHPAHMRVYDVLRLGGQDLRPLPFVERRSRLQALVDEHDHPRLDLSPMVAFEDWHTLEDARADPASHGAEGDADAVEGVMIKRIDSAYVPGRPKGPWWKWKRDPMLIDAVLMYAQRGHGKRSSLYSDYTFGVWKPGEDGRMLVPVGKAYFGFTDEELKKIDSFVRKYTVNRFGPVREVIHGEDAGMVFEVAFEGLQRSTRHKSGVAMRFPRISRLRWDKPPREADTLETVMALLPESERS
- a CDS encoding GNAT family N-acetyltransferase, whose amino-acid sequence is MPIITRPARRTDAPGMCDLLNAIIREGGTTAHREPFSGDKMISLYVEAPLGIACAVAAEGESILGFQSLEWCDPNWTGDHALPADWTVIATYVAQAAHGRGIGRLLFGETIKAAKAAGVKTIDATIRHENTGGLAYYSRMGFVDYRQYDEACAKRFDLT
- a CDS encoding ligase-associated DNA damage response exonuclease translates to MITRADQFMTIRPEGLYCIPGDFYVDPVRPVHRAVITHGHADHARPGHGSVLATAETLMIMAVRYGADFAGRTQSADLGDVITLGDTRVSLHPAGHVLGSAQILVEHGGHRLVASGDYKRHADPTVMPFEVVPCDTFITEATFGLPVFRHPPGADEVAKLLTSLATFPDTPHLVGAYSLGKAQRVIAEVRAAGYDAPIYLHGAMEKLCAFYQSQGIDLGDLTPVAGLKAKDMAGKIVLCPPGSMADRWSQKFGETITCFASGWMRVRARARQRGVELPLVMSDHADWDDLCATILDTGASEIWVTHGQEDGLVHWCGTQGIDARPLNMIGYGDEGDEAAVQESAA
- the sbmA gene encoding peptide antibiotic transporter SbmA, which produces MFHSFFPKPKLFFLSFAIYAIVMVVLWQVAGDRLQFLSLGPVFGVENAATVEPGIAPDVELPGSEAVATQEADAGWADPQTFWFYQYMLTSIALFVGFWMWYAPHPWQLWSVAGSALIFFTNWFLVQLDVMINEWFGGFYDLIQQALAEPGSIDGRDYYLGIATFLQIALVYVFVAVMFRFFVSHYVFRWRTAMNNYYTSMWKRVRKIEGASQRVQEDTMRFASITESLGVALLDSVMTLIAFLPLLWGLSAAVTELPLIGEVSQGLVFVAIVWSILGTALLAVVGIRLPGLEFNNQKVEAAYRKELVMGEDFVERAQPQSLTELFSDVRRNYFRLYFNYMYFNVVRIFYLQIGNLVPFIALGPTIIAGTITLGTMQQIMRAFNRVEGSFQYLVNSWTTIVELMSVYKRLNAFEKAALATPESGPETGSGTKVPSPAE